The proteins below come from a single Chitinophaga pinensis DSM 2588 genomic window:
- the dxs gene encoding 1-deoxy-D-xylulose-5-phosphate synthase, producing the protein MNITPGPLLGKIETPADLRNLSKEQLHEVSEELRQFIIDVVSVHGGHFAASLGVVELSVALHYVFNTPYDQLVWDVGHQAYGHKILTGRRDVFHTNRKYHGISGFPKRDESEYDTFGVGHSSTSISAALGMAMASKYKGETDRQHIAVIGDGAMTAGMAFEALNHAGVANANVLIILNDNCMSIDPNVGALKEYLTDITTSPTYNKLRDDVWNLLGKLPVGKRFTRDMASKLEAGLKGVVSSSSNLFESLKLRYFGPIDGHNIVKLVDTLQDLKDIPGPKLLHIVTTKGKGYALAEKDQTTWHAPGLFDKITGEIFKKPVDKPQPPKYQDVFGHTIIELAEQNKNIMGITPAMPSGSSLKFMMEKMPDRAFDVGICEQHAVTLSAGLATQGMRVFCNIYSSFMQRAYDQALHDVAIQKLPVTFCLDRAGLVGEDGPTHHGAYDIAFMRCVPNMIISSPMNEEELRNLMYTSQLPTQEYPFVIRYPRGQGVMPDWKQPFKEIKVGTGRKVRNGKDIAILSLGHPGNFVTEACKELLADGLQPAHYDMRFVKPLDEAMLHEIFSQFDKIITVEDAAVTGGFGSAVLEFMAANGYKADVRLLGIPDRIVEHGKPDELHRECGYDATGIAAAARAMLKEKITVTA; encoded by the coding sequence AACCCCTGCTGATCTGCGGAATCTCAGTAAAGAGCAACTGCACGAAGTAAGTGAAGAACTCCGCCAGTTCATTATTGATGTTGTCAGTGTGCACGGTGGCCACTTTGCAGCCAGCCTCGGAGTGGTGGAGCTGTCTGTCGCACTACACTATGTTTTTAATACCCCTTATGACCAGCTGGTATGGGACGTAGGTCACCAGGCTTATGGTCATAAAATCCTGACCGGCAGAAGAGACGTTTTCCATACCAATAGAAAATATCACGGTATCAGCGGTTTCCCGAAAAGGGATGAAAGCGAGTATGACACCTTTGGCGTAGGTCACTCGTCCACCTCCATCTCAGCAGCCCTGGGTATGGCGATGGCGTCTAAATATAAAGGTGAAACCGACCGTCAGCACATCGCCGTCATCGGTGATGGCGCCATGACAGCAGGTATGGCGTTTGAGGCACTCAATCATGCAGGTGTTGCCAATGCCAATGTACTGATCATTCTCAATGACAACTGTATGTCCATTGACCCGAATGTAGGTGCACTGAAAGAATACCTGACCGACATCACAACTTCTCCTACCTATAATAAACTGCGCGACGATGTGTGGAACCTGCTGGGGAAACTCCCTGTAGGTAAACGCTTCACCCGTGACATGGCCTCCAAACTGGAAGCTGGTCTGAAAGGTGTTGTTTCCAGCTCCAGCAACCTGTTTGAATCGCTCAAACTCCGTTATTTCGGCCCGATCGACGGTCATAATATCGTGAAACTGGTTGATACCCTGCAGGATCTGAAAGACATTCCCGGCCCAAAACTGCTTCATATCGTTACCACCAAGGGTAAAGGCTATGCACTGGCGGAGAAAGACCAGACCACCTGGCACGCTCCGGGCCTGTTTGATAAAATCACCGGCGAAATCTTTAAGAAACCGGTGGATAAACCACAGCCGCCAAAATACCAGGACGTATTTGGTCATACCATCATCGAACTGGCAGAGCAGAATAAGAATATCATGGGTATCACCCCGGCGATGCCTTCCGGCTCTTCCCTGAAATTTATGATGGAGAAAATGCCTGACCGCGCTTTCGACGTTGGTATCTGTGAGCAGCATGCCGTTACCCTTTCCGCCGGTCTGGCTACACAGGGTATGCGCGTATTCTGTAACATCTACTCTTCCTTCATGCAGCGCGCCTATGACCAGGCTTTACATGATGTGGCTATCCAGAAACTGCCGGTTACTTTCTGTCTGGACCGTGCAGGTCTGGTAGGAGAGGACGGCCCTACACACCATGGCGCTTACGATATCGCTTTCATGCGTTGCGTTCCGAACATGATCATCAGTTCCCCGATGAACGAAGAAGAACTCCGCAACCTGATGTATACTTCTCAGCTGCCTACCCAGGAATATCCTTTTGTGATCCGTTATCCAAGAGGACAAGGTGTAATGCCTGACTGGAAACAGCCATTTAAAGAGATCAAAGTCGGAACCGGCCGCAAAGTGCGTAACGGTAAAGATATTGCCATCCTCTCCCTGGGTCATCCGGGCAACTTTGTCACCGAAGCCTGCAAAGAACTGCTGGCAGACGGTCTGCAACCAGCCCACTACGATATGCGTTTTGTGAAACCACTGGATGAAGCCATGCTGCACGAAATATTCAGTCAGTTTGACAAGATCATCACCGTAGAAGATGCTGCTGTAACAGGCGGATTTGGTAGCGCTGTACTGGAATTCATGGCCGCTAACGGTTACAAGGCAGATGTGCGTCTGCTGGGTATTCCTGACCGTATCGTTGAACATGGTAAACCAGACGAACTGCACCGTGAATGTGGCTATGATGCGACTGGCATCGCTGCTGCTGCACGTGCCATGCTGAAAGAGAAGATCACTGTTACTGCCTGA
- a CDS encoding ferredoxin--NADP reductase, whose translation MDELYIHLRIREVIAETADTFTYRLETVDGQPLHYQPGQFITLLIYLHGTEYRRSYSFSSTPGIDPYPSVTVREKQNGEISRHILRDWKVGDKITALLPSGRFTLPAHSKTPRDIFLLGAGSGITPLYSILKDVLHHEPTAHVKLVYSNRSEQRTIFHQQLQALKAQFPEQLHIIHLYSSEPPDHIIRRLGNLSLEPLVQQQLRYHKQDAQFFVCGPPEYMRMALLTLTFMGFEEEQLHKENFVVNTAPQLARIGVPDDASRKDVTIHFRGGVHQLSLPGNRNILAAALEQGIAIPYSCKGGVCGSCTARCTKGKVWMALNEVLTDKEVEQGFVLTCTGYAASAAVVIEL comes from the coding sequence ATGGATGAATTGTATATACACCTCCGCATCAGGGAGGTCATAGCGGAAACAGCAGATACATTTACTTACAGACTGGAGACTGTCGACGGACAGCCATTGCACTATCAGCCGGGTCAATTCATTACATTGCTGATCTATCTGCACGGTACGGAATACAGAAGGTCTTATTCCTTCAGTTCTACGCCCGGCATTGATCCTTATCCGTCTGTAACAGTCCGGGAAAAGCAGAATGGCGAGATATCCCGTCATATATTGCGCGACTGGAAAGTTGGTGACAAGATCACAGCGCTGTTGCCTTCCGGACGTTTTACATTACCCGCTCACAGTAAGACTCCCAGGGATATCTTTTTACTGGGCGCCGGCAGCGGTATAACGCCTTTATATTCAATCCTGAAAGACGTGCTGCATCATGAACCCACTGCACATGTCAAATTAGTATACAGCAATCGCTCTGAACAGCGGACTATCTTCCATCAACAATTACAGGCACTTAAAGCACAGTTTCCTGAACAGTTGCATATCATACACCTGTACAGCAGCGAGCCGCCTGATCATATCATACGCCGGCTGGGTAACCTCTCCCTGGAACCACTGGTACAGCAACAGCTACGCTATCATAAACAGGACGCCCAGTTCTTTGTGTGCGGACCTCCTGAATATATGCGTATGGCGCTCTTAACGCTCACTTTTATGGGCTTTGAAGAGGAACAGCTGCATAAGGAGAATTTCGTCGTAAATACCGCGCCGCAACTGGCAAGAATAGGTGTACCGGATGATGCCTCCCGGAAAGATGTGACAATACATTTCCGCGGGGGAGTACATCAGCTTTCCCTTCCCGGCAATCGTAATATACTGGCGGCAGCACTTGAGCAAGGCATAGCAATACCTTACAGCTGTAAAGGAGGTGTTTGCGGATCCTGCACGGCCCGTTGTACAAAAGGTAAAGTGTGGATGGCCCTGAATGAAGTATTAACGGACAAAGAGGTAGAACAGGGCTTTGTCCTCACCTGCACCGGTTATGCGGCTAGTGCAGCGGTAGTGATAGAGCTATAA
- a CDS encoding Dps family protein, translating to MSNSTTNIGLEKKTSKELAEKLNVLLATYQLFYMNVRGFHWNIRGDKFFTLHVKFEELYTDSLTKIDEIAERILTLGFTPTHAFSDYIEQSVIAEVKHESKDVACVQHVLSGLQSLIEIEREVSALSDEVGDDGTNDLITTYIREQEKIVWMYNAYLR from the coding sequence ATGAGTAATTCGACTACGAACATCGGGCTTGAAAAGAAAACATCCAAAGAACTTGCAGAGAAGCTGAATGTACTGCTGGCTACGTACCAGTTGTTTTATATGAATGTGCGTGGCTTTCACTGGAACATACGTGGTGACAAGTTCTTTACCCTGCATGTAAAATTCGAAGAGTTATATACAGACTCGTTGACGAAGATCGACGAGATTGCAGAAAGAATCCTGACGCTGGGATTCACACCTACGCATGCTTTCTCTGATTATATAGAACAATCTGTTATTGCAGAAGTGAAACATGAAAGTAAAGATGTGGCCTGTGTACAACATGTGTTGTCCGGCCTGCAGTCACTGATAGAGATCGAACGTGAAGTATCTGCGCTGAGCGATGAAGTGGGGGATGACGGTACAAACGATCTGATCACAACTTACATCCGTGAGCAGGAGAAGATAGTGTGGATGTACAACGCTTATCTGAGATAG
- a CDS encoding pirin family protein, whose product MDKIIHRADSRSFSNHGWLQSYHTFSFAGYYNPERIHFGALRVLNDDIVKGGMGFGTHPHDNMEIVSIPLSGSLEHRDNTGRHEIIRSNEVQIMSAGSGIAHSEFNASKTDPVNFLQIWVFPKLKDITPRYQQKAFDVAERQNKLQVVVSPEADSDALLINQDAWFSLGHFDEGQSVEITPKMAQQGSYLFVLDGEVEIAGEVLKARDAIGLSNYDSATVKTLKAANFLLIDVPMS is encoded by the coding sequence ATGGACAAGATCATTCACAGAGCTGATTCACGCAGCTTCTCAAACCACGGCTGGTTACAGAGTTATCACACATTCAGCTTTGCAGGTTATTACAATCCTGAACGCATTCATTTTGGTGCATTACGTGTACTCAATGACGATATAGTAAAAGGTGGAATGGGTTTCGGTACTCACCCGCACGACAATATGGAAATTGTTTCGATTCCTTTAAGCGGATCGCTTGAACACCGCGATAATACGGGCAGACATGAGATCATTCGCAGTAATGAAGTACAGATCATGAGTGCAGGTAGCGGTATCGCACACTCTGAATTCAACGCTTCTAAAACAGATCCTGTTAACTTTCTGCAGATATGGGTATTCCCAAAACTAAAAGATATAACACCGCGTTATCAGCAGAAAGCATTTGATGTTGCAGAACGGCAGAATAAATTACAGGTAGTCGTTTCTCCTGAAGCAGACAGTGATGCACTCCTGATCAACCAGGATGCATGGTTTTCACTGGGACATTTTGACGAGGGGCAAAGTGTGGAGATTACGCCAAAAATGGCGCAACAGGGTAGCTATCTTTTTGTACTCGACGGAGAGGTAGAAATAGCCGGGGAAGTCTTGAAAGCACGTGATGCGATTGGGTTAAGCAATTACGATAGCGCTACGGTAAAGACACTCAAAGCGGCAAACTTTTTGTTGATTGATGTTCCTATGAGTTAA
- a CDS encoding OsmC family protein: protein MKRTASANWKGTGKDGKGTVSSQSGVLDNTAYSYKSRFEDGTGTNPEELIAAAHSGCFTMKLSFLLSGAGFTPENIDTKATITLENGAITSSHLELKATVPGLDNAKFLELAEEARTNCPISKLLNTEITLDAQLA from the coding sequence ATGAAAAGAACTGCATCCGCTAACTGGAAAGGTACCGGTAAAGATGGAAAAGGTACAGTAAGTTCACAGTCAGGTGTACTTGACAATACAGCATATTCCTATAAAAGCCGTTTTGAAGACGGTACCGGCACCAATCCTGAAGAGCTGATAGCGGCTGCGCATTCAGGTTGCTTTACCATGAAGCTCAGTTTTCTGCTTTCCGGCGCCGGTTTTACCCCTGAAAATATTGATACAAAAGCAACGATTACGCTGGAGAATGGCGCTATTACAAGCAGTCACCTGGAATTAAAGGCAACTGTTCCTGGTTTGGATAATGCGAAGTTCCTTGAACTGGCAGAAGAGGCAAGAACTAACTGCCCTATCTCCAAACTGTTGAATACGGAGATCACACTGGACGCTCAACTGGCGTAA
- a CDS encoding YceI family protein, giving the protein MAIWKIDASHSDVEFKVKHLMISSVTGYFGKYEGTAESSSDDFTDAKITFEADVNSISTKNEQRDQHLQAEDFFHAAQYPKLSFVSTGVKKVDDENYKVTGDLTLRGVTKPVELAVEFSGIVKDPYGQTKAGFDIKGKINRKDFGVSFHAVTDNGGLVLGDEVKLQASVQLVKQA; this is encoded by the coding sequence ATGGCAATCTGGAAAATCGACGCATCTCACAGCGATGTAGAATTTAAGGTAAAACACCTGATGATCTCTAGCGTAACTGGATATTTTGGTAAATATGAAGGAACTGCAGAAAGCAGCAGCGATGACTTCACCGATGCAAAGATCACTTTTGAAGCAGATGTAAACAGCATCAGCACGAAGAACGAACAGCGTGATCAGCACTTACAGGCAGAAGACTTCTTCCATGCTGCACAGTATCCAAAGCTGAGTTTTGTATCTACCGGTGTGAAGAAAGTGGACGATGAGAATTATAAAGTAACTGGTGACCTGACTCTGCGCGGTGTTACCAAACCAGTAGAACTGGCTGTAGAATTCAGCGGTATTGTAAAAGACCCATATGGTCAGACAAAAGCAGGTTTCGATATTAAAGGTAAAATCAACAGAAAGGATTTCGGCGTTTCATTCCATGCTGTAACTGATAATGGTGGTCTGGTATTGGGTGATGAAGTGAAGTTACAGGCGAGTGTACAGCTGGTGAAACAGGCTTAA
- a CDS encoding helix-turn-helix domain-containing protein encodes MSDKRAHIEIVSLPKYAQADPKFVVSGLCELGDGFFSSNGIPHRHDFYTVYWIKKGQLINTIDTVTHAVKKNTLFFLAPGQVHKMEFSDRIEGYMIAFQDAFMCLKDQAATLMGINSSLFFNNQFSSVITLSPEQEKDFEMVVHMMMKEVQQQEADYETAFHGLLRYFLVLASRIKGSSMLAAPEQHATHNSSLFLQFKNLIEEQYVTLKNVSDYAAILHIKPVLLNEISKQLSGITAGEHIRNRVILEAQRYLYNTDLSAKEIAYKLGFEDPHYFSRFFKKYTNQTPSEFKEASRASA; translated from the coding sequence ATGAGTGATAAACGAGCACATATAGAAATAGTGTCTTTACCGAAGTACGCACAGGCGGATCCGAAATTTGTTGTATCCGGACTATGCGAACTGGGAGATGGGTTCTTTTCCAGCAATGGTATTCCCCACAGGCATGATTTCTATACCGTTTACTGGATCAAAAAAGGGCAACTTATCAATACCATCGACACTGTCACACATGCCGTAAAGAAGAACACCCTGTTCTTTCTGGCGCCTGGGCAGGTACATAAGATGGAATTCAGCGACAGGATCGAAGGATATATGATCGCTTTCCAGGACGCTTTTATGTGTCTGAAAGACCAGGCAGCTACCCTGATGGGCATCAATTCCTCTCTCTTCTTTAATAATCAGTTCAGCAGCGTCATTACCCTCAGTCCGGAGCAGGAAAAAGACTTCGAGATGGTGGTACATATGATGATGAAAGAGGTACAACAGCAGGAGGCAGACTATGAGACTGCTTTTCACGGCTTGTTGCGTTATTTCCTGGTACTTGCCTCCCGTATCAAGGGAAGCAGTATGCTGGCCGCTCCGGAACAACATGCTACCCATAACAGTTCCCTGTTCCTGCAATTCAAAAACCTGATCGAAGAACAGTATGTCACCTTGAAAAATGTGTCAGATTATGCTGCGATCCTCCATATTAAGCCGGTCTTACTGAATGAGATCAGCAAACAGTTGTCCGGTATTACTGCCGGAGAGCATATCCGCAACCGGGTTATCCTGGAAGCACAGCGTTATCTATATAATACAGATCTCTCCGCCAAGGAGATTGCCTATAAACTGGGTTTTGAAGATCCTCACTACTTCAGCCGCTTCTTTAAGAAATATACCAACCAGACCCCTTCTGAGTTCAAAGAAGCTTCTCGCGCAAGTGCCTGA
- a CDS encoding segregation and condensation protein A, translating to MNDNSYKIKLPQFEGPFDLLLFFIERDELDIYNIPITTITNDFLDYIHHLESLNIELASEFILFVSTLMRIKAKMLLPRKELDEQGIEIDPRQELIDKILEYKRFKQAAAELAEREAERMLQIKRGNIKKELASIGEETSEGTEIQTLTLFKLTQTFEKVMQRVKQRENKPQHVVYKYEYTMEGSREYMIELAASEKTLAFEKIFDHCRDRVHAIFLFLGMLELVQMKYLGIMVGEGRNNFIIDYIEPEDRELEVAGTFE from the coding sequence ATGAATGACAACTCCTACAAAATAAAATTACCCCAGTTTGAGGGGCCGTTTGACCTGCTGCTCTTCTTTATTGAAAGGGACGAACTGGACATTTATAATATCCCCATTACTACTATCACCAACGATTTCCTCGATTATATCCATCACCTGGAATCGCTCAATATTGAGCTGGCCAGTGAATTTATCCTGTTCGTATCTACCCTGATGCGTATCAAGGCTAAAATGCTGTTGCCTCGTAAGGAACTGGATGAACAAGGAATAGAGATAGATCCCCGCCAGGAGTTGATCGATAAGATATTGGAATACAAACGTTTCAAGCAGGCAGCCGCTGAACTCGCAGAGCGCGAGGCCGAGCGTATGTTGCAGATCAAACGTGGAAACATAAAGAAAGAACTGGCCAGCATCGGAGAAGAGACCAGCGAGGGAACGGAAATACAGACCCTGACCCTGTTCAAGCTGACCCAGACCTTTGAAAAGGTCATGCAAAGGGTAAAACAGCGGGAAAACAAGCCTCAGCACGTTGTATACAAATATGAATACACCATGGAAGGCTCCCGTGAATATATGATAGAGCTGGCGGCCAGCGAAAAGACCCTCGCTTTTGAGAAAATCTTTGATCATTGTCGTGACCGGGTACATGCCATCTTCCTGTTTCTCGGTATGCTTGAACTGGTACAGATGAAATATCTGGGAATTATGGTAGGAGAAGGCAGGAATAATTTTATAATTGACTACATTGAGCCTGAGGACCGGGAGTTAGAAGTTGCCGGTACATTTGAATGA
- a CDS encoding DUF3078 domain-containing protein, with protein MRKSVLTIICFLVCFQVLHAQSDWMKTSREEASGKIKKDANDTVPAVWKKGGIFNLNINQGSLTNWAAGGDKFSFSVASNLNAYAFYKKGKNNWDNVLDLAYGYVNTTSLGGRKSDDRIGITTKYGYEIGKNLYLSALLDLRTQFTDGYLYSSVDSVKPTLVSRFFSPAYVLLSPGLDYKPSDQLSVFFSPVTARYVVVMDDHLAAQGAFGVDTSKHVKSELGAYLTVNWVKTLAKNIVYKTRMDLYSNYKHNPENIDLFWTNSLNLQVNKYISANISLDMIYDDDVRVFENPKTGVLGPRLQVKQVIGVGFTAKF; from the coding sequence ATGAGAAAATCCGTCCTGACTATTATTTGCTTTTTGGTATGCTTCCAGGTGCTGCACGCACAAAGCGACTGGATGAAAACATCCAGAGAAGAAGCCAGCGGAAAAATCAAGAAAGACGCCAACGACACCGTTCCGGCTGTATGGAAAAAAGGTGGCATCTTCAACCTGAACATTAACCAGGGAAGCCTTACAAACTGGGCTGCGGGTGGTGATAAATTCTCCTTCTCCGTAGCTTCCAATCTGAATGCGTATGCATTTTACAAGAAAGGGAAAAACAACTGGGATAACGTACTGGACCTTGCATATGGTTATGTTAATACGACCAGTCTTGGTGGTCGTAAAAGTGATGACCGTATCGGTATCACTACAAAATATGGCTACGAAATCGGTAAAAACCTGTATCTGAGTGCCCTGTTAGACCTCCGTACACAGTTTACCGATGGTTATCTGTATTCCAGCGTAGACTCGGTGAAACCTACATTGGTGTCCCGTTTCTTCTCTCCTGCATACGTACTGCTGTCTCCCGGTCTTGACTACAAACCCAGTGATCAGCTGTCCGTTTTCTTCTCTCCTGTTACTGCACGTTATGTAGTGGTGATGGATGATCACCTGGCAGCGCAGGGCGCATTCGGAGTAGATACCAGTAAACATGTAAAAAGTGAGCTGGGTGCTTACCTGACTGTCAACTGGGTAAAGACACTCGCAAAGAACATCGTATATAAAACCAGGATGGACCTGTACTCCAATTACAAACATAATCCGGAGAATATCGATCTGTTCTGGACCAATAGCCTGAATCTGCAGGTGAACAAGTACATCTCAGCAAACATATCCCTGGATATGATTTACGATGATGATGTGCGTGTTTTCGAAAACCCCAAAACAGGCGTTTTAGGGCCTAGATTGCAGGTAAAGCAGGTGATCGGGGTCGGATTCACCGCCAAATTCTAA
- the mscL gene encoding large conductance mechanosensitive channel protein MscL, translated as MSFFKEFKEFATKGNVMDLAVGVIIGGAFQKIVTSLVDNIFMPVLGIVTGGINFKDKFWLLNTSKGTDFPSLEKAKEAGAPVFAYGAFVQSIIDFILIAFCIFLLVKFMNSMRKKKEAAPAAPPAPTNEEKLLMEIRDALKNK; from the coding sequence ATGTCTTTCTTCAAAGAGTTTAAAGAGTTTGCCACGAAAGGAAATGTAATGGATCTGGCTGTCGGTGTGATCATTGGTGGTGCATTCCAGAAGATCGTTACTTCACTGGTTGATAATATCTTTATGCCAGTGTTGGGGATTGTCACTGGTGGTATTAATTTCAAAGACAAGTTCTGGCTGTTGAATACAAGTAAGGGTACCGATTTCCCTTCATTGGAAAAGGCGAAGGAAGCGGGTGCACCAGTATTTGCCTATGGTGCATTTGTACAAAGTATCATTGATTTCATACTGATCGCTTTCTGTATATTCCTGCTCGTGAAATTCATGAACAGTATGCGTAAGAAGAAAGAAGCAGCACCAGCAGCCCCACCAGCGCCAACAAATGAAGAAAAGCTGCTCATGGAGATCCGTGATGCACTGAAGAATAAATAA
- a CDS encoding PPK2 family polyphosphate kinase has protein sequence MSKIRLSEISTTPPDGMDKEAIKLMTKEIVKELDELQNLLYAEHKHSVLIVLQGMDASGKDGLIRKVLGNMNPQGVNVKSFKGPTDEEKEHDFLWRIHRHVPAKGMIQVFNRSHYEDILIQRVHKWIDDKTAEKRMQAINDFERLLSEDNNTTILKFYLHISQEEQSKRLQERLEDPRKMWKYNKSDAVEAKLWKDYRKMYEDAIENCNEVKWNIVPADKNWYKEYVVAQTLRDTLRSFEMQYPNLEQ, from the coding sequence ATGAGTAAGATCAGATTATCAGAAATCAGCACGACACCTCCCGATGGAATGGATAAGGAAGCTATCAAGTTAATGACCAAAGAAATAGTTAAAGAACTGGATGAATTACAAAATCTGCTATATGCAGAACATAAACACTCGGTATTAATTGTCTTACAGGGAATGGACGCCAGTGGTAAGGATGGGCTGATACGTAAGGTATTGGGCAATATGAATCCGCAGGGGGTAAATGTAAAGTCATTTAAGGGACCAACTGATGAGGAGAAAGAGCATGATTTCCTGTGGCGTATTCACCGGCATGTACCAGCCAAAGGCATGATACAGGTGTTTAACCGTTCTCATTATGAAGATATTCTTATACAGCGTGTACACAAATGGATAGACGATAAAACTGCTGAAAAAAGGATGCAGGCGATCAATGATTTTGAGCGTTTGCTGAGCGAAGACAACAACACCACAATACTTAAATTCTATCTGCACATTTCGCAGGAAGAGCAGTCAAAACGATTACAGGAAAGGCTGGAAGACCCGCGTAAAATGTGGAAATATAATAAGAGTGATGCTGTAGAGGCTAAGCTTTGGAAGGATTACAGAAAGATGTATGAAGATGCCATTGAAAATTGTAACGAAGTGAAATGGAATATTGTACCGGCAGATAAAAACTGGTACAAAGAATATGTGGTGGCACAAACGTTGAGGGATACACTGCGTTCGTTTGAAATGCAGTATCCTAACCTGGAGCAGTAA